The Achromobacter spanius genome includes the window CTGGTCAGGCTGGCGTCGAACACGGCGCGAATACGGTCACGCACTTCGGTGCCGATGTGTTCGGTCTTGGCCACTTCATCCGTCTTGCCTTGCAGGTCTTCCAGCGCCACGGCCAGCGCCTGGTTGCGGATGGTGCGTTCCACCGAAGACAGTTGGTTCAGGCCCAGCATGCGGATCAAGGGCCGCAGACTGATGCCATTGATGAACAGCGTCAGCAGCACATAGCTGGTGGTGGCCACCGCAATGAACTGGCGCGCCTCTTCCGGCACGCCGGTCTGCTCGGTCACGGCCAGCGCCAGCGCCAGCGATACGGCGCCGCGCAGTCCGCCCCACAGCATCACCACCTTGTACGGGTTGCTGACCTTGGTGCCCAGGCGCGTCAGCCCCAGCAGGGGCAACAGGCCGAAGACGACGATGGCGCGCGCCACCAGGGTCGCGACGAACACCACGGCCACCAACAGCAGTTCCTGCCAATCCGCTGCTGCCATCAGCTTGGGGATCAGCATCGCCGCGAACAGGAAGATCAGGGAATTGGCCCAGAAGCCGAATTGCCCCCAGGCGCTGGCCAGGTATTCGAAGGTGGTGGGCGACATGCGCGTGCGGCCGGTGGAGCCCACGACCAGACCCGCGATCACGGTGGCCACCACGCCCGACACGTTCAGGTAGTGCTCCGAGATAAAGAAGGACAGGTAGGCCAGCGTCAACGTCAGCGTGATCTCGGCCGTGGGAAAGCCGCGCAGCCAGGCGAACAGGAAGCAAGCCAGCCGCCCCATCGCAAAGCCCGCGATGCCGCCCCCGATGAAGTGCACGATGAAATCGTTGAAGATGCCGCTGACGGTAAGTTCGCCGTGACCGCTCAGCACGGCCAGCAGCACCGAGTACAAAGCGATGGACGCGGCGTCGTTGAACAGGCTTTCGCCTTCGACCAGTGTCGTCAGCCGCTTGGGCGCGCCCACTTCCCGAAAAATGCCCACCACGGCGACCGGGTCCGTCGTCGCCACAATGGCGCCCAACAGCAGGCAGACCACCAGGCCGTAGGGCGAAATCGCGTCCAGCGTCACCCCGACCACCACGGTACACACCACGACAGCCACAATCGCCATCATCAGGATCGGCCCGATGTCGTCTATCAGGCGGCGCACGTTCATGGCCAGCGCGGTCTCGAACAACAGCACCGGCAGGAACACCATCAGGAAGGTTTCGGACGAGATTTCAAAGCGTTCCAGTGAATCGAGAAAATCTGCGATCCAACTGGGCGCCCAACCATGGACGTGGATGATGATGCCAAGCAAACACCCGACGATAGCCAGCAATACCGAATAAGGCAGCTTGAGCCGGCCGGCCAGCGGCGGCATAAAGCAAACCAGTGTGAGCAATCCGGCCAAGCCGAATACGAGAAATCCTACATCCATGGGTATTGCCACGTCCCGAGCAGTGAGAGGTGCGACAAGAATAGCGGCATTTTTCAGTGAGGCAGGGCGGGAAACTGTAGGGAATCGTAGAGAATGCACGTTTCGTTACCCTAGGTGCCGCCGCTGATACGCGCCACGCCCTGTTTTTTGGGTAATGTGCAAACGTGCAAACTACGCAGGAGCGGCACTTGCCACGCGTCCACCCTCTGGCCCGCCGTCACGACGCGCCCGCCATGCTGGTCCAGTTGACCGACAGCCATTTGTTCGGCGAACCCGACACCGCGATGCTGGGCGTCAATACCGACGCGAGCCTGCGCGCGGTGCTGCGCCAGATTGAAGCCGACGGCAAACGTCCCGACCTGCTGCTGGCCACCGGCGACTTGTCGCAAGACGGCGAGGCCGCCGCCTACCGGCGCTTTGCGGCCATTCTTGGCCAGGCCGGCGTGCTGTCGGGCGCGCAGATCCGTTGCCTGCCCGGCAACCACGACCAACCGGCCGTGATGCGCCAAGAGTTGCCGCAATGGTCGGCGCCCGTGACGGATGTGGGCGCCTGGCGCGTCGTGACGCTGGACACCACGGTGCCCGGTTCCAATGCCGGCCACTTGCCCGACAGCCAGTTGGACATGCTGGAGGCGGCGCTCGCCGCCGAGCCCGGCCGCCACACCCTGATCGCCATGCACCACAACCCCATGCAGATCGACAGCCATTGGCACGACTCGATGATGATCGACAACCCGCAGGCGCTGTTCAAGCGCCTGACGCGGTGGCCGCAAGCGCGCGTGCTGTTGTGGGGCCATGTCCATCATGAGTTCGACCGCCGCCGCCACAACCTGCGCATGCTGGCCACGCCGTCGACCTGCTTTCAGTTCAGTATTCGCGACGGCAAGCATGTGGTCGACAACCTGGCGCCAGGCTACCGTTGGATCAAGCTTTATCAGGATGGATCAATGGCCACGGGCGTGCGCCGCGTGCAGGACGCACTGTGGCATACGGCGCTGGCGCCGGACGACGCGCAAGCCGCATAAAAATCGGGGCACCAGATATACGAATATATGTGGTGCCCCGCAAGCATCCGTCTCATAGGGGAGGGGAAAGAGGAGAAGCCGAGACGGATGGCAAGACTGCAAACTAGCTAAAGTTCGCGGTCTACATGAACTTAGGCGGCGCTCTCATTATTAAGTTTCTGCAAGAGCACGAAATTTAGCGGCGAATTTGTATCAATTTATTGGCACCCATTTTTGGCAGGGTGTCACGCAAGGAATCGCCGGGCAAAGAAAAGGGCCGCTTGCGCGGCCCAGCTCAGACGTTACCCGGCAAATCAGCCAACCATCAGGAAGCCAGATTGCCGCGCATTTTCTTCAGCGCGGCGGCTTCGATCTGGCGGATGCGCTCGGCGGATACGCCGAATTCTTGCGCCAGTTCATGCAGCGTGGCGCCGCCGTCATCCTGCAGCCAGCGCGCCTCGACGATGCGGCGCGAACGGGCGTCCAGCGCATCCAGCGCGCCGGTCAGGCCGGTGCTTTGAAGCTGGTCGCGCGCGGCGCGTTCCAGCACCCGAGTGGGTTCCTGGCGGCCGTCGTCGGACAGGTAGGCGATGGGCGCATAGCTGTCGTCATCGTCATCCTGGTTTTCCAGCGACATGTCGCGCCCGGACATACGCACTTCCATTTCGCTGACATCTTCGCGGCGCACGTTCAGTTCGCGGGCGATGTGATCGACCTGGTCGGGGTCCAGCGTTTGGCCGTCGGGGCGCATGCTGCGCAGATTGAAGAACAGCTTGCGCTGAGCCTTGGTGGTGGCCACCTTGACCAGACGCCAGTTGCGGATGATGTATTCGTGGATTTCGGCCTTGATCCAGTGCACGGCAAACGACACCAGGCGCACGCCGCGCTCGGGGTCGAAGCGCTTCACGGCTTTCATCAGGCCAACATTGCCTTCCTGGATAAGGTCGGCGTGGGGCAAACCATAGCCCAGGTACTGGCGCGCAACCGACACCACCAGGCGCAGGTGCGACAGAATCAGTTCGCGCGCGGCACCCAGGTCTTCCTGGTCGCGCAGGCGACGGCCCAACTCGGTTTCACGCTCTGCCGACAGAACCGGCAAGCGGTTGACCGTGGAAATGTACGCGTCGATCGTGCCAAGTGCGCCCGGATTGGCAATGGCCAACGCCAGAGCGTTGCCAGACGCGGCCAACGAGGTACTGGGTTGCTTCATAGCGGGGGTCTCCGGAAAGCGAAGGGATAGCGACATGGATTCGATGTTAGCACTCTAGTAAAGGGAGTGCTAATACGACTATTGCGGCGCGTCAAAGTTTCAAGTTTGTGGCGCGTCCCTATTTTTTTGACGCGCCGTTCGGGGGTCGACTGGGGCTACCAACCCAGGCGCTTCAAGCCCTCTGCCGTTGCTTCACCGTCTGGGCGGATGAACAAGGCGCCGCGCGGGTCCATGAACACCTGGTACTTCGCGCCATCGAACATCGGCATGTAGGCGGCGCTTCCGAATTGGACATCGACGAAGGGGAACCAGTTCGGGAAACTCTTCTTCAAGGACCCGAGATCAGGCGCGGGCCAATCGTCCAGGGCGTGGACGGAGCGCGTGGCCGAGGCTTCCCGCGCGATGTCGCTGTGGCGGCCCGACAAGCGCTCCAGACGGTACAAGGGCGGCACGCCCGCCATCAGCGCCGGCAGCTTCCAGCGCACGACCCGGGCGTCGATCTGCCATTGGTCGCCATACAGCACATATTGCTTGGGGCCCGTGCCCGGTGCGGTGGTCGTCAGCTGGAACTGGCCTTCCGCCTGCTGGCGGACCTCGACCCGGGCCACGGATTC containing:
- the rpoH gene encoding RNA polymerase sigma factor RpoH; its protein translation is MKQPSTSLAASGNALALAIANPGALGTIDAYISTVNRLPVLSAERETELGRRLRDQEDLGAARELILSHLRLVVSVARQYLGYGLPHADLIQEGNVGLMKAVKRFDPERGVRLVSFAVHWIKAEIHEYIIRNWRLVKVATTKAQRKLFFNLRSMRPDGQTLDPDQVDHIARELNVRREDVSEMEVRMSGRDMSLENQDDDDDSYAPIAYLSDDGRQEPTRVLERAARDQLQSTGLTGALDALDARSRRIVEARWLQDDGGATLHELAQEFGVSAERIRQIEAAALKKMRGNLAS
- a CDS encoding cation:proton antiporter, which translates into the protein MDVGFLVFGLAGLLTLVCFMPPLAGRLKLPYSVLLAIVGCLLGIIIHVHGWAPSWIADFLDSLERFEISSETFLMVFLPVLLFETALAMNVRRLIDDIGPILMMAIVAVVVCTVVVGVTLDAISPYGLVVCLLLGAIVATTDPVAVVGIFREVGAPKRLTTLVEGESLFNDAASIALYSVLLAVLSGHGELTVSGIFNDFIVHFIGGGIAGFAMGRLACFLFAWLRGFPTAEITLTLTLAYLSFFISEHYLNVSGVVATVIAGLVVGSTGRTRMSPTTFEYLASAWGQFGFWANSLIFLFAAMLIPKLMAAADWQELLLVAVVFVATLVARAIVVFGLLPLLGLTRLGTKVSNPYKVVMLWGGLRGAVSLALALAVTEQTGVPEEARQFIAVATTSYVLLTLFINGISLRPLIRMLGLNQLSSVERTIRNQALAVALEDLQGKTDEVAKTEHIGTEVRDRIRAVFDASLTSVHDGQVSQMSDEQRVAVGLAIVAQREEEMFFDILKAQIVDWRMAETLLARAERLEDAIRLGGVPGFERAIVQDVRYSTAFRLALRMHYVFGFQSWLARELGQRFANLMSKRSVAQRLIVFAREQITPLLGEEATQRIVALHQRRLDLVENALQALNLQYPSYALWLQESYLGRVARELERIRYRDMLEQFLISGEVYADLMAQLKSRWAHIDAHPPLDIEMSAAELIKRVPLFEGLSPDSLRAISKLLKPRLALPDQRVLTQGRHGEEMCFVASGAVAVHLPDNTLIELGSGEFFGELGLLGEQQITPEVTSLGYCKLLMLSSRDFHALLARDEHLRERIQVVAKQRLRAIEVWKQFSQASHAAPAATPAPVSAPSPAQAAEAAEAAGVTRELEDARKDEAREEVQEESREETQDKIQNKTLDGGASGMQDQPAIDAPGMAPR
- a CDS encoding phosphodiesterase; translation: MPRVHPLARRHDAPAMLVQLTDSHLFGEPDTAMLGVNTDASLRAVLRQIEADGKRPDLLLATGDLSQDGEAAAYRRFAAILGQAGVLSGAQIRCLPGNHDQPAVMRQELPQWSAPVTDVGAWRVVTLDTTVPGSNAGHLPDSQLDMLEAALAAEPGRHTLIAMHHNPMQIDSHWHDSMMIDNPQALFKRLTRWPQARVLLWGHVHHEFDRRRHNLRMLATPSTCFQFSIRDGKHVVDNLAPGYRWIKLYQDGSMATGVRRVQDALWHTALAPDDAQAA